gatttttATGGATAGTAGgcaaacacaaataacttcagattttttttaaaatctctaaaaaaaatctctaaattcttttgatataaaatccatttttttttttaaaactgaaACAAACGCATCCATACTCCACTACCCCTATTTCGAATACAACAAATTAAGGCATTTCTGGTAACTGATTCCATTAATCTCTATCCAAGCCAAACTATTATCAAGTCCTTAACTCCATTCTGCCAAGCATCAATCCTGTTGATAGATGATAACAAACACCACCACCAACTCATTGATTTGATGAGATATTGTGTAATGAGTACTGGTAAACTTTCAGGATATAAAATGCAGATTGAAagtacattttatttattgaagaaTTCCGACACGAATTGAAAGTTTAGACAACAAAGGCTAGCTAGAAAATAGAAATcactatttgataaaaaaaatcgatAAAAACATGACTCAATGATAACCAATAGGAGCTGGAGCCTCTTTCAGTTCTTTTCCTTGATGGTGAATATCCTACAAAAAGATGAACACAACATTCAGAGCAAATGAAgaggaaagaaattaaaatcaagagtgttttaaacaaattataatgacttaaaaaagtttttcatcctttttttaGACTaagataatatatttatagagacgaaaaacacatttaacaaaattaaaattgacagattaaaaaataaataattacgaTTGACACTCACCGAAGCAAAGTGATTGACATCCCTATGATGAGCCTCATCAGCACGAATAACAGTGATAACATCCTTAAGAGTTGCATCCTTAGGAAGTCTCCAATAATCAATTGCAATAGCAGGAGCAGGTACATTTTCAACTTTACCACTCTCAATTGCATTCAAATGTTGTGTATATGAAATCACAGCTTCCTCCTCTAAATAACCAACAAACCTGTGTGCAGTTTTTGGTGAGAGTATGTAAAAAACAAAGAATGCATTGAAGAAAACTCCTTGTGCAGTAATAACCAAAAGCCTTTCATGCCAACTTGGTTTTACAAGCTCTACCATTGTCATCAAATGCATCCTCTCATTCTCTGCTTCTTCAAGTAATGCTTTGATCCAACCACCAGTGTGTTGAAATTTTCTTAGAGACTTCAAGTGTAAAAGCATCCCTCCCACCATTGGCGGGACGGCTGCAATTGTTTCCAGCATCATTGCATGGCATCCGTACCGTTCCTGCAGCAGTTATATTTCAGATTAATCAAACCCATCAATCAAAATTCTTCTATGTATCAAGTTACACTTCACTACAACACATCGAATTACTAGGgaattaaattttcttttgttgtctCAACACTCTCGTTCCTAGCGGGAATAGGCTATGGTAATTTAGTGTTCGGTCCAAAAGTAAGTAAATTCTAGTAAAAAGTTGTTCTAGTCAGAATCGAAACAAGTGAATCAATAAGTTACCACtaagaataaattttgttatggatagaaatatatgttatgtaGCAGTAGATAAGCCCACAAACCTTGAAATACAAATCAGAGAGAACCCTTAGAAACTTGACAGATCTGAAAGCAAACTTGTCCCCAAATGTTTTTGGTACATGATGCTTGGTCACATCTATTGACACATCTGAGCTGTAACTTTCCCATGGCTGCACCAGACATCATACATAGAGAACATATAGTATGAGACATTATCGAAATACAATACTGTTAGATCAACATTGAATTTCATTGATCTAATGCTTAAATCAAAAGTTTTTATCGAATAGCTCAGCTCgacaaatttgaataaaattactTGATGCTCTATTGAATAAATTCAAAtcaacatataatataaataagtcTATCTACAAATTTTAGgttcataagattttttttgtgtatgatcattaacataaataaattcaacatTTATAATGAATTATTAAGCAGAATAACTCAGTTCAGATTTACTTATGCATACATTAATTTTGATACCTCCTCTATATAGTATATATTCTTACCATGAAACAGTTCCATGGCCACTCAGTTCCATCCTCCCTTTTAACCTTGGGCCTAGTGATTCCCCAGTAACTCGAAACGACGGTGTTGCTGTCATTACTGTTCTTATTCTCCTCTGAATGCTGATCCTTTTTCTCTGGCAGAGTTGACATCTTCTGCCAGTAGAAGCTTCCACGAGTGCCACCGCCATTCTGGTGTCTCGGCTGAACTATCACCGCAGTTGAGAAGCTGCAGTGATAGTTGCGACTACTGTGGAACAGAGCTCGTGCCGTTGACCTTAGTAAAGAGTTTTTCATGTAGAATGTTTTTGAATGAGTTCTTGGATGAAAATAGTAGCTCAGAAGTCAGAAGTGGAGATTTATAACAAGGAGTGGagaatatattaataatttaatatatagtttttgtATTAAATTTTGTATTCGTCACAAAGGGAAGAAGAAAGGTAGTGGAAGGTCTCAACAATGTGGTTTTGTTGCTTTCCATGTTTAATTATTCGTTAAATTAGTGATTGATTAGTACTTACTACAAAGTTGGAATTGAAAATGTTAGCAGCCACTAGCTTTTTGGAATTTTCTCTTCCTTGATCCCATTCTTAATTATAAGATTCTTTAAAAGATTTATTTATCCTTAAATATAAGATGATCCATtagattcattttttaaatatatctcGTAGGACTACATCAAACTAAGTTAACTCCAAAATACTCACTACCCTTATTTTGAatacaataaattaattttactaaTAATTGATTCCATTAATCTCTCTCCAAAGCCAAACTAATATTGATTTTACTAATTCCATTCTGTGAAGCATCAAACGTGTAGATACATGATCATCACCAAGACCACCAAACAATTCCTTGATTGGGTGAGATATTGTGTATTGATAAACTTTCAGGTTACAAAATGCACActgaaaatacattttatttattgaacaattcaagcacaaattgaaagtttagagacaaaaaaggctagaaaaaagaaattactatattttgataatttttttttgacaaaaacagtGACTCAATGATAACCAACAGGAGCTGGAGCCTCTTTCAATTCTTTTCCTTGATGGTGAATATCCTACAAAAAGAAGAACACAACATTCAGAACAATTTATAATGGGtcaaatatatttatgaattcaattgcaTGCAGTCAACAATCCTTTGCATTCACGCAGTTGACACATACTTGACCATTGAGTCGAGAAAGGATATGACGATCCATAATTCAATGcccattttaatatttataaaatttaaaatatcgaTCTTAAAATTTGAATGGTCTAATCTCAATCCAACATCCACAAAAGGACCGACTGTGTGAACGCGGAGATTACCTATCGTAGTTAATTCAAATTCTATATTTATAGAGGGATATGAAAACATATTTATCACAATTATAATGAAAATATGGCAGACTTACAGAAGCAAAGTGATTGACATCCCTATGATGAGCCTCATCAGCACGAATAACAGTGACAACATCCTTAAGAGTTGCATCATTTGGAAGTCTCCAATAATCAATAGCAATAGCAGGAGCAGGTACATTTTCAACTTTACCACTTTCAATTGCATTCAGATATTGTGTGTATGAAATCACAGCTTCCTCCTCTAAATAACCAACAAACCTATGTGCTATTTTTGGTGAGAGGATGTAAAACACAAAGAATCCATTAAAGAAAACACCTTGTGCAGTAATAACCAAAAGCCTCTCATGCCAACTTGGTTTCACAAGCTCAACCATTGTCATCAAATGCATCCTTTCATTCTCTGCTTCTTCAAGTAATGCTTTGATCCAACCACCGGCATGTTGAAATTTTCTTAGAGATTTTAAGTGTAAAAGCATCCCTCCCACCATTCCAGGGACCGCTGCTATTGTTTCTAGCATCATTGCATGGCAACCATATCGTTCCTGCAATAattataattcaaattaatcaataatttaattttgatacattgtgTCGCTGTAAAAAAGTTTCGTAGAGGCTGAACTTGGAATAACCAAGTCTCTTCTTCTCATGTAAACCAATCCGATTTACTACAACACATTACATTGTTTTTTGGTCTTGACAATCCGATTTTTTCAC
Above is a genomic segment from Medicago truncatula cultivar Jemalong A17 chromosome 5, MtrunA17r5.0-ANR, whole genome shotgun sequence containing:
- the LOC11416562 gene encoding alternative oxidase 3, mitochondrial — encoded protein: MRNILLRSTARALFRNGGNYHRSFSTAVIVQPRHHQHGGGACGNLYWQRMSTLPEKKDQQTEESKKDANHNAVVSSYWGISRPKVLKEDGTEWPWNCFMPWESYSSDVSIDVTKHHVPKTFGDKFAFRSVKFLRVLSDLYFKERYGCHAMMLETIAAVPGMVGGMLLHLKSLRKFQHAGGWIKALLEEAENERMHLMTMVELVKPSWHERLLVITAQGVFFNGFFVFYILSPKIAHRFVGYLEEEAVISYTQYLNAIESGKVENVPAPAIAIDYWRLPNDATLKDVVTVIRADEAHHRDVNHFASDIHHQGKELKEAPAPVGYH
- the LOC11410953 gene encoding alternative oxidase 3, mitochondrial; the protein is MKNSLLRSTARALFHSSRNYHCSFSTAVIVQPRHQNGGGTRGSFYWQKMSTLPEKKDQHSEENKNSNDSNTVVSSYWGITRPKVKREDGTEWPWNCFMPWESYSSDVSIDVTKHHVPKTFGDKFAFRSVKFLRVLSDLYFKERYGCHAMMLETIAAVPPMVGGMLLHLKSLRKFQHTGGWIKALLEEAENERMHLMTMVELVKPSWHERLLVITAQGVFFNAFFVFYILSPKTAHRFVGYLEEEAVISYTQHLNAIESGKVENVPAPAIAIDYWRLPKDATLKDVITVIRADEAHHRDVNHFASDIHHQGKELKEAPAPIGYH